A genome region from Coleofasciculaceae cyanobacterium includes the following:
- a CDS encoding diflavin flavoprotein: protein MVATPIKTQPRLSIQTAEIDPDTTAIRSLDWDRDRFDIEFGLQNGTTYNSYLIRGDKIALVDTSHAKFRQLYLDTLQGLIDPQQIDYLIISHTEPDHSGLVKDFLELAPQATVVAAKMAIKFLEDLVHQPFAQQIVKNGETIDLGQGHVIEFVNAPNLHWPDTIFSYDHKSGILFTCDAFGMHYCSNAIYDEDLKAIEKDYRFYYDCLMGPNARSVLSAMKRMDQLSEIKTVANGHGPLLRHNLQELLDRYRNWSKAQTKAEKSVAVFYVSDYGYSDRISQAIAKGITKTGVAVEMVDLRSADNTEVHEIVNRSVGIVLGMPPLGGKKQQDIAANLGTVLAASKEKQMIGMFESYGDDDEPIDPLLTKFREAGLKPGFPAIRIKDVPTEADYQRCEESGTDLGQLLTRKDLVKQMKSLDSDLDKAIGRLSGGLYIITATKGDVSSAMLASWVSQASFEPPGLTIAVAKDRAIESLMQVGDRFVLNILEEGKYQTLMKHFLKRFKPGADRFAGVKTQTAANGSPILTDALAYLECEVSSRMECSDHWIVYSQVNLGRVSNPDGLTAVHHRKVGNHY, encoded by the coding sequence ATGGTCGCAACACCAATTAAAACCCAACCAAGGTTAAGTATTCAAACTGCCGAGATTGACCCTGATACTACAGCAATTCGTTCCCTAGACTGGGATCGCGATCGCTTTGATATCGAGTTTGGTCTACAAAACGGCACGACCTATAATTCTTATTTAATTCGTGGTGATAAAATTGCTTTAGTCGATACGTCCCACGCTAAATTTCGCCAGCTGTATTTAGATACTTTGCAGGGTTTAATCGATCCGCAACAAATTGATTACCTGATTATTAGTCATACTGAACCCGATCACAGTGGGCTAGTCAAAGATTTTCTGGAACTTGCACCCCAAGCGACGGTAGTTGCTGCCAAAATGGCAATTAAGTTTTTAGAAGATTTAGTACACCAGCCTTTTGCACAACAGATCGTTAAAAATGGCGAGACAATTGATTTAGGTCAAGGTCATGTAATTGAGTTTGTTAATGCGCCTAATTTACACTGGCCCGATACTATTTTTAGTTACGACCACAAGTCAGGTATTTTATTTACCTGTGATGCCTTTGGGATGCACTACTGTTCCAATGCTATCTACGACGAAGATCTTAAGGCAATTGAAAAAGACTATCGTTTTTATTATGACTGTCTAATGGGACCTAATGCTCGCTCTGTACTTTCGGCAATGAAGCGAATGGATCAGCTGAGCGAAATTAAGACTGTCGCTAATGGACATGGCCCTTTATTGCGCCACAACCTTCAAGAATTACTCGATCGCTATCGTAACTGGAGTAAAGCCCAAACTAAGGCAGAAAAGAGCGTAGCGGTATTCTATGTCTCCGATTATGGCTACAGCGATCGCATTAGCCAAGCAATTGCCAAAGGCATTACCAAAACTGGTGTGGCAGTAGAAATGGTCGATTTGCGCTCGGCTGACAATACTGAAGTCCACGAAATCGTTAATCGTTCTGTGGGTATTGTGCTTGGTATGCCGCCGTTGGGTGGCAAAAAGCAACAGGACATTGCTGCTAATTTAGGTACAGTTTTGGCTGCATCTAAAGAAAAACAGATGATTGGGATGTTTGAATCCTACGGTGATGATGACGAACCCATCGATCCACTATTAACTAAGTTTCGCGAGGCGGGTTTAAAACCTGGCTTCCCCGCGATCAGGATCAAAGATGTACCTACTGAAGCTGACTATCAGAGATGTGAAGAGTCAGGAACTGATTTGGGACAACTCCTCACCCGTAAGGATTTAGTCAAGCAAATGAAATCTCTCGACAGCGATTTAGATAAAGCGATCGGACGCTTGAGTGGTGGACTGTACATTATTACCGCGACTAAAGGAGATGTAAGTAGCGCGATGTTGGCTTCCTGGGTATCTCAGGCTAGTTTTGAACCACCTGGATTGACTATTGCTGTAGCTAAAGATCGGGCAATTGAATCTTTGATGCAGGTTGGCGATCGCTTCGTCTTAAATATCCTGGAAGAAGGTAAGTATCAAACTTTGATGAAACACTTTCTCAAGCGATTTAAACCAGGTGCAGATCGTTTCGCAGGAGTTAAAACTCAAACCGCAGCTAACGGTTCTCCTATTTTGACTGATGCTTTGGCATATTTAGAATGTGAGGTATCCAGCCGTATGGAATGTAGCGATCATTGGATTGTCTATAGTCAGGTCAATTTAGGTCGAGTTTCTAATCCAGATGGTTTAACCGCAGTTCACCATCGTAAGGTAGGAAATCATTATTAA
- a CDS encoding anti-sigma regulatory factor, whose amino-acid sequence MIAIPIPWNRSKWTTMSFTSTLYLCPVLDLLLVSVPLEWRAEVRLGLQEALVNAAKHGNKLDPSKTIIVRFTVTNTEYSWVIADEGGGFTEGFKSFNSCPDRGKELPIDESENGRGFSILHEVFDSVHWNRDGTQLTLSKAVSSTKEKQPSIC is encoded by the coding sequence GTGATTGCCATCCCTATTCCTTGGAATAGAAGCAAGTGGACTACTATGAGCTTCACTTCAACACTCTATCTTTGTCCTGTTCTCGATTTACTCTTAGTAAGCGTACCTCTAGAATGGCGAGCAGAAGTAAGATTAGGATTACAAGAAGCATTAGTTAATGCAGCTAAGCACGGTAATAAACTAGATCCTAGCAAAACTATTATTGTTAGATTTACAGTTACCAATACAGAATATTCATGGGTAATTGCCGATGAAGGCGGCGGCTTTACAGAAGGATTTAAAAGTTTTAACAGTTGCCCCGATCGGGGTAAAGAATTACCAATAGATGAATCAGAGAATGGCAGAGGCTTTTCGATTTTACACGAAGTTTTTGATAGCGTACATTGGAACAGAGATGGAACGCAATTAACCTTGTCAAAAGCAGTATCAAGCACTAAGGAAAAGCAACCTTCTATCTGTTAG
- a CDS encoding branched-chain amino acid ABC transporter permease: MVGYLVFLTIYVGLYALFALGLNLQWGYAGLINFGHVAFMTVGAYTTVLLSSQGVPLIVAVIAGVAIASLLGLLIGMSTLRLREDYLAIVTIGVSELLRLVALNEEWLTEGSFGVRGFPLPLERFDPNLFQKYILIGILTLLAIFAAWQLWRGGRSQWREAKDIQGKSYQPTKAASLIVWGIVGIATVLTIYINGCAALLNYNYKAGLMLLVLIAVAVTYWGLDLLVKSPWGRVLKAIREDEEIATALGKNVFWYKLQAFMLGGAIAGVAGAFYAWQLTTIYPSNFETLVTFNVWTMVVLGGAGKNPGALLGAIIFWAYDALTRFYLPKLGWFNSSEEGAFRVMIIGLILMILMVWRPQGILGRKEELTLSK, from the coding sequence ATGGTTGGTTACTTAGTTTTTCTAACAATCTATGTTGGGCTGTATGCCTTGTTCGCTCTAGGGCTGAATTTACAGTGGGGTTACGCAGGATTAATTAATTTTGGTCATGTAGCTTTTATGACTGTTGGCGCATATACAACAGTGTTGTTAAGTTCACAAGGTGTCCCGCTGATAGTAGCAGTTATTGCTGGAGTGGCGATCGCATCATTGCTCGGATTATTGATTGGGATGTCTACCCTCAGATTACGAGAAGACTATTTAGCCATTGTCACCATCGGAGTTTCTGAACTATTACGTCTAGTTGCTCTTAACGAAGAATGGTTGACCGAAGGATCTTTTGGCGTTCGCGGTTTTCCCTTACCTCTAGAACGTTTCGATCCTAATCTATTTCAAAAATATATTTTGATTGGCATTTTAACTTTATTAGCAATCTTCGCAGCTTGGCAACTGTGGCGAGGTGGGCGATCGCAATGGCGCGAAGCTAAAGACATTCAAGGCAAAAGCTATCAACCAACTAAAGCAGCCAGTCTAATCGTTTGGGGCATTGTGGGAATAGCAACGGTTTTAACTATATATATTAATGGCTGTGCTGCTTTACTAAACTATAACTACAAAGCTGGCTTAATGCTGTTAGTTTTAATTGCGGTAGCCGTTACTTATTGGGGATTAGATTTGCTGGTCAAATCCCCTTGGGGTCGAGTATTAAAAGCAATTCGCGAAGATGAAGAAATTGCTACAGCTTTGGGTAAGAACGTTTTTTGGTATAAGCTACAGGCGTTTATGCTGGGTGGTGCGATCGCAGGTGTGGCAGGAGCGTTTTATGCTTGGCAACTCACTACTATTTACCCCAGCAATTTCGAGACTCTAGTTACCTTCAATGTCTGGACGATGGTGGTTTTGGGTGGTGCTGGTAAAAACCCTGGGGCATTGTTAGGAGCAATTATTTTCTGGGCTTATGATGCCTTGACTCGCTTTTATTTGCCAAAATTGGGCTGGTTTAATAGTTCAGAAGAAGGAGCTTTTCGCGTCATGATCATCGGCTTAATTCTGATGATTTTAATGGTGTGGCGACCTCAAGGAATCCTGGGGAGGAAAGAAGAATTAACCTTAAGCAAGTAA
- a CDS encoding phytoene/squalene synthase family protein yields MNLQNRALETLKQTSRTFYIPIARLPKELQDAVASAYLCMRAIDEIEDTPDLDNHTKAELLRSISQRMQEMTDVEAYARIGADLACYSNVLPEVSLCVGDWASLAPNTIAPRIWDATAAMADRMAYWAEHNWTISTEADLDRYTFSVAGAVGLLLSDLWAWYDDTKTNRQYAIAFGRGLQAVNIVRNQREDSQRGVSFIPEGWTNIDVQHYARRQLKQADLYVEALPKGSPALSFCQIPYILAKGTLDAIALGKPKLSRYDVLNLVEKAANVKSA; encoded by the coding sequence ATGAATTTGCAGAACAGGGCATTAGAAACCCTAAAACAAACTAGTAGGACATTTTACATTCCTATTGCCCGCTTGCCAAAAGAGCTACAAGATGCAGTTGCATCAGCTTATCTCTGTATGCGTGCAATTGATGAAATAGAAGACACTCCAGATCTTGACAATCATACCAAAGCCGAACTTCTGCGTAGTATTAGCCAGAGAATGCAAGAAATGACCGATGTTGAAGCTTATGCTCGTATTGGCGCAGATTTAGCTTGTTATAGTAACGTTTTGCCAGAGGTTAGTTTATGTGTTGGGGACTGGGCAAGTCTCGCCCCTAACACGATCGCTCCCCGAATTTGGGATGCTACCGCAGCGATGGCAGATCGAATGGCATATTGGGCAGAACATAACTGGACAATTAGCACCGAAGCCGATTTGGATCGCTATACCTTTAGCGTAGCAGGAGCTGTAGGTTTATTGCTATCAGATTTGTGGGCTTGGTACGATGATACCAAAACTAATCGCCAATATGCGATCGCTTTTGGACGCGGTTTACAGGCGGTGAATATTGTTCGTAACCAAAGAGAAGATTCTCAAAGAGGGGTTAGCTTTATTCCTGAAGGCTGGACAAATATAGATGTTCAACACTATGCTCGTCGCCAATTAAAGCAGGCTGATTTATATGTTGAAGCTTTGCCCAAAGGCAGTCCAGCTTTGAGTTTTTGCCAAATTCCTTATATATTAGCCAAAGGTACTTTAGATGCGATCGCACTTGGTAAACCCAAGCTGAGCCGTTATGATGTTCTAAATTTAGTCGAGAAGGCGGCTAACGTTAAATCTGCTTAG
- a CDS encoding 2Fe-2S iron-sulfur cluster-binding protein, giving the protein MSNTYSVEINHQGKTQTIQVAESQNILEAATSAGIDLPYSCSAGVCTTCAAQILSGEVEQSDGMGVSPELQAEGYALLCVSYPRSDIKLESGKEDIVYARQFGNQ; this is encoded by the coding sequence ATGTCTAATACCTATAGCGTTGAAATAAACCATCAGGGTAAAACTCAAACTATTCAAGTTGCAGAATCACAAAATATTTTAGAGGCAGCGACGAGTGCTGGTATTGACCTACCTTATTCTTGTAGTGCTGGGGTTTGTACTACCTGTGCTGCTCAAATTCTTTCAGGAGAAGTCGAACAAAGTGACGGTATGGGCGTCTCTCCTGAATTACAAGCAGAGGGATACGCTTTGTTGTGTGTGTCATACCCCCGTTCTGATATCAAACTAGAGTCTGGTAAAGAAGATATTGTTTACGCCAGACAATTTGGTAATCAGTAA
- a CDS encoding ferredoxin--nitrite reductase, translating to MTIKAEIKLNKVEKVKAAKDGLDVKNELEHFAQIGWEAVDQIDLETRLKWLGIFYRPVTPGQFMLRMRVPNGVVSSEQMRVLASAIERYGEDGTADVTTRQNIQLRGIRLEDTPDIFRKFKEVGLTSIQSGMDNVRNLTGSPVAGIDPDELIDTRVMMQKVQDMITNNGEGNYSFSNLPRKFNIAIEGARDNSIHAELNDLAFIPAYKDGELGFNVLVGGYLSAQRCAESIPLGVWVRANDEDVVEMCRAILTVYTENGGKEGLRASRPKARMMWLIETWGVEKFRQEIEQELGKALADAALEDEITQDKKDHLGVHPQKQSGYSYVGLHVPMGRLAAEPMFELARLAEVYGNGEIRLTVEQNVIIPHIAKENISTFLSEPLLEQFTINPSTLTRSVISCTGARYCNFALIETKQRALKLAQELDQELDIPNRVRLHWTGCPNSCGQPQAGDIGLMGTKVRKDGKAVEGAKIFAGGKVGKDAELGTVIDKGVAVDDLKATLRSLLIEKFNAKLKDGVVIEQPQTVVEAPQAKPEKSSASSTTATKVFFANSWKEAACAENEYILDTAEKAEIEIENSCRAGTCGTCVAKVLKGEVTYEEDYDALGGLEPGQVLTCCAKPVSSIVIDA from the coding sequence ATGACTATTAAAGCCGAAATTAAACTCAATAAAGTGGAAAAAGTTAAAGCAGCCAAAGATGGTCTAGATGTTAAAAATGAGCTAGAACATTTTGCTCAGATCGGTTGGGAAGCTGTCGATCAAATAGATTTAGAAACACGTCTTAAATGGTTAGGTATCTTTTATCGTCCTGTGACTCCTGGACAATTTATGCTGCGGATGCGAGTTCCGAACGGTGTAGTCAGTAGCGAACAAATGCGGGTATTAGCAAGTGCTATAGAACGCTATGGAGAAGACGGTACGGCTGATGTTACCACTCGGCAAAACATTCAACTGCGGGGTATCCGTTTAGAAGACACTCCTGATATTTTCCGTAAATTCAAAGAAGTAGGCTTAACCAGTATTCAATCTGGAATGGACAATGTACGCAATCTAACAGGTTCTCCAGTGGCGGGTATCGATCCCGATGAGTTGATCGACACTCGCGTGATGATGCAGAAGGTACAGGATATGATTACTAATAATGGTGAAGGTAACTATTCTTTTAGTAATCTACCGCGCAAATTTAATATTGCGATCGAGGGTGCTAGAGATAATTCAATTCATGCTGAATTAAACGACCTCGCTTTTATTCCTGCTTATAAAGACGGCGAATTAGGTTTCAATGTTTTAGTAGGAGGATATTTATCAGCTCAACGCTGCGCCGAGTCTATTCCATTAGGGGTTTGGGTTCGCGCTAATGATGAAGATGTAGTAGAGATGTGCCGCGCTATTTTAACCGTCTATACTGAAAATGGTGGGAAAGAAGGTTTAAGAGCTAGTCGCCCCAAGGCGCGTATGATGTGGCTGATTGAGACTTGGGGGGTAGAAAAATTTCGTCAAGAAATAGAACAAGAACTAGGTAAAGCTCTAGCTGATGCCGCGCTTGAAGACGAAATTACTCAGGATAAAAAAGATCATTTAGGAGTACACCCTCAAAAGCAATCAGGATATAGCTATGTTGGTTTGCACGTTCCTATGGGACGTTTGGCAGCAGAACCGATGTTTGAGCTAGCTAGATTAGCCGAGGTATATGGTAATGGTGAAATTCGTTTGACAGTCGAGCAAAACGTGATTATTCCCCATATTGCTAAGGAAAATATCTCAACTTTTCTCAGTGAACCTTTGCTAGAGCAATTTACCATTAATCCCAGTACTTTAACTCGCTCGGTTATTTCCTGTACGGGGGCGCGGTATTGCAATTTTGCTTTAATTGAAACTAAACAAAGAGCTTTGAAATTAGCTCAAGAACTAGACCAAGAATTAGATATCCCTAACCGCGTACGTCTTCATTGGACAGGCTGCCCCAACTCTTGCGGACAACCCCAGGCGGGAGATATTGGCTTGATGGGTACTAAAGTGCGTAAAGACGGTAAAGCGGTAGAAGGAGCAAAAATCTTTGCTGGAGGTAAAGTTGGCAAAGATGCTGAGTTGGGAACTGTAATTGACAAGGGTGTTGCTGTTGACGATCTTAAAGCCACATTGCGGAGCTTATTAATTGAGAAGTTTAACGCCAAACTAAAAGATGGTGTGGTTATCGAACAACCTCAAACTGTAGTAGAAGCTCCTCAAGCCAAGCCTGAAAAATCATCAGCCAGTTCTACTACGGCAACCAAAGTATTTTTTGCTAACTCATGGAAAGAAGCAGCTTGCGCTGAGAATGAATATATTTTGGATACAGCAGAGAAAGCAGAAATTGAAATTGAAAATAGCTGTCGTGCTGGTACTTGCGGCACTTGCGTAGCTAAAGTTTTAAAAGGAGAAGTAACTTATGAAGAAGATTATGATGCTTTAGGCGGTTTAGAACCAGGACAAGTTTTAACCTGTTGTGCTAAACCCGTTAGTTCGATAGTTATTGACGCTTAA
- a CDS encoding transposase, giving the protein MFILEYKLRGKQKQYQAIDEAIRTVQFVRNKCLRYWEDGSEVGQKDIYRYVTQLRKEFAFVKSLNSTACQQACERTWTAILKFYTNCKNKVAGKKGYPKYSKKTRSVEFKKSGWKLDRERKRLTFTDGNNINEMKLIGSRDLFYFAEWQIQRVRIVRRADGYFAQLSVKLDPRDITPQLKPTGKAVAIDVGLRYFYADSNGETVNCPKYYRKSERKLNKLNYRKSKKFVRGKPASNNYIKAKKKYAKRHLKVSRQREEFAKEKALRLIQSNDLIAYEDLKVKNLVRNKKLAKSINDAAWSQLRKWIEYFGLKYGRLTVAVPPHYTSSDCPNCSKRVKKSLSTRTHVCDCGIEPMDRDYAASLNILKKATIGHIGSWSNEILDLNAWGDSTSILVGGNTCEGKSNR; this is encoded by the coding sequence ATGTTCATTTTAGAATATAAGCTTAGAGGTAAACAAAAGCAATATCAAGCGATAGACGAAGCTATTCGTACAGTTCAGTTTGTACGAAATAAGTGTCTTCGCTACTGGGAAGATGGTTCTGAAGTAGGTCAGAAAGATATCTACAGATATGTAACCCAACTCAGAAAAGAGTTTGCTTTTGTAAAATCTCTTAACTCTACCGCTTGTCAACAAGCTTGCGAAAGAACATGGACTGCAATATTGAAGTTCTACACTAACTGTAAAAATAAAGTTGCGGGAAAGAAAGGGTATCCTAAGTATTCTAAAAAAACTCGTTCGGTTGAATTTAAAAAATCTGGCTGGAAGCTAGATAGAGAAAGAAAACGATTGACTTTCACTGATGGTAACAACATTAATGAGATGAAGTTGATTGGAAGCAGAGATTTATTCTACTTTGCCGAATGGCAGATTCAGCGAGTAAGAATAGTTCGACGAGCAGATGGCTATTTTGCTCAGTTGTCAGTTAAGTTAGATCCAAGGGATATAACTCCACAATTGAAGCCTACTGGTAAAGCAGTTGCGATCGACGTTGGACTCAGGTACTTTTATGCGGACAGTAACGGTGAAACTGTCAATTGCCCTAAATACTATCGCAAATCCGAACGTAAGCTAAACAAATTAAATTACCGAAAGTCGAAAAAGTTTGTTCGAGGCAAACCTGCTTCTAATAACTATATAAAAGCTAAGAAAAAATACGCCAAGAGACATTTGAAGGTAAGTAGGCAGCGAGAAGAGTTTGCCAAAGAAAAGGCACTCCGTTTAATTCAATCTAACGATTTGATCGCCTACGAAGATTTAAAAGTTAAAAATCTTGTTCGTAATAAAAAATTAGCTAAAAGTATCAATGACGCTGCGTGGTCACAGCTAAGGAAATGGATTGAGTATTTTGGATTAAAGTATGGCAGGTTAACAGTTGCCGTACCTCCACACTACACATCATCTGATTGCCCCAATTGTAGCAAAAGAGTGAAAAAATCTCTTTCTACTCGCACTCATGTATGTGATTGTGGCATTGAGCCTATGGATAGAGATTATGCTGCATCATTGAATATTTTGAAAAAAGCTACGATAGGGCATATCGGAAGCTGGTCTAATGAAATATTAGATCTAAACGCTTGGGGAGATTCGACCTCTATCTTGGTTGGTGGCAACACCTGCGAGGGTAAGTCAAATCGCTGA
- a CDS encoding radical SAM protein, with the protein MLISSTKPKTTQSKTKLWLPKQVLVTPAAYAEDWGQEIIKRVESFNIPVIKLRQNRITGLRGKNERETYAIAKNTLAIVNAPPSQLKLTPIPPSADWQFHLAQGCPAHCQYCYLAGSLSNVPVVKVYANLPQILANLSNYEQEEHHTTYEVSCYTDPLGIEHLTGSLAECIRYFGTRSSASLRWVSKFDYVDQLLDLPHNGHTHCRVSVNADPVSHSLEGGTARVSQRLQAIRKLALNGYPIGIVLAPIMAIVDWQQHYANLFEQIAQTLDLDCDLTFELITHRFTPKSKEVLQTWYPNSKLDLEEDDRTHKRNKFGGVKYVYKKDTMQELQDFIQTQINTKFPQAKILYWT; encoded by the coding sequence ATGCTTATTAGCTCTACTAAACCCAAGACTACTCAATCCAAAACAAAACTCTGGTTACCCAAGCAAGTACTAGTGACTCCTGCTGCTTATGCCGAAGACTGGGGACAAGAAATTATTAAAAGAGTAGAATCTTTTAACATTCCCGTTATCAAGCTTAGACAAAATAGGATTACAGGATTGCGAGGTAAAAATGAGCGAGAAACTTATGCGATCGCCAAAAATACCTTAGCCATAGTCAATGCACCACCCAGCCAGCTAAAACTAACCCCCATACCACCTTCTGCTGATTGGCAATTTCATTTGGCGCAGGGTTGTCCTGCACACTGCCAATATTGTTATTTAGCGGGGAGTCTGTCTAATGTTCCCGTGGTCAAAGTTTATGCCAATCTACCGCAAATTTTGGCTAATCTTAGCAATTATGAGCAAGAAGAGCATCATACTACCTATGAGGTTAGTTGCTATACAGATCCCCTGGGAATTGAACACCTAACTGGTAGTTTAGCTGAGTGCATTCGCTATTTTGGTACTAGGAGTAGTGCTTCTTTGCGCTGGGTTAGTAAATTCGATTATGTAGATCAACTATTAGATTTACCCCATAATGGACATACTCATTGTCGCGTTAGCGTTAATGCCGATCCTGTAAGTCATTCGCTCGAAGGTGGCACTGCTAGGGTATCACAGAGATTGCAGGCAATACGTAAATTAGCTTTGAATGGTTATCCTATAGGAATAGTCCTTGCACCAATTATGGCGATCGTTGACTGGCAACAACATTACGCTAATCTATTTGAACAGATTGCCCAAACCTTAGATCTAGATTGCGATCTTACTTTTGAATTAATTACCCATCGCTTTACCCCTAAATCGAAAGAGGTATTGCAAACATGGTATCCCAACAGTAAATTGGATTTAGAAGAGGATGATCGCACTCACAAGCGCAATAAATTTGGTGGGGTAAAATACGTCTACAAGAAAGACACGATGCAAGAACTACAAGATTTTATTCAGACTCAAATCAACACCAAGTTTCCTCAAGCTAAGATTTTATATTGGACTTAA